In Quercus robur chromosome 10, dhQueRobu3.1, whole genome shotgun sequence, a genomic segment contains:
- the LOC126701382 gene encoding LEAF RUST 10 DISEASE-RESISTANCE LOCUS RECEPTOR-LIKE PROTEIN KINASE-like 1.2 isoform X2, which translates to MSQFLSYLLILSFFFFFFNSIGTNSSPLLSTCAPRYCGNVMIGYPFRDSNEITSDQQYCGYPGFGVRCENGKAVLGLSGDRNYYVKDINYTSHTLTLVDIDVTTNQTCPRPRQNFSLETLPLKYSSMDSNLSFYSNCYPYPPTVPVIPCLNISSYRSYVFVENHETVGYDWSKNCEEKVVVTVRHIQTEINIVDLIHRFGVAMNDGFVLDWGRVKDCVTCEDSEGYCGYDAAAEKFLCVCNDGSTHSNSCKDKQGSKWWKYALGAVSCLITVVLILGIIFLINRRRMKKKYDPSILLSRSISYDPSGTTDQERGSSYFGVHLFTYNELEEATNNFDSAKELGDGGFGTVYYGILRDGRQVAVKRLYEHNCRRVEQFMNEVEILTRLRHPNLVSLYGCTSRTSRELLLVYEYIPNGTVADHLHGDLAKPGALPFPTRMKIAVETATALAYLHASDIIHRDVKTNNILLDNNFLVKVADFGLSRLFPTDVTHVSTAPQGTPGYVDPEYHECYQLTEKSDVFSFGVVLIELISSMPAVDISRHRHEINLSNMAMNKIQNHTLHELVDPSLGFESDCTVKNMITDVAELAFQCLQYVKEMRPSMAQVLEALNDIQHRDYIKDEEISISADDVVLLKSDPVPLSPDSALNWNISTSTTSNGSR; encoded by the exons ATGTCACAATTCCTTAGCTACCTCCTcatcctctccttcttcttcttcttcttcaactccATAGGCACCAATTCTAGTCCTTTGTTAAGTACATGCGCACCACGCTACTGTGGTAACGTTATGATCGGATACCCTTTTCGGGATTCTAATGAAATCACCTCTGATCAGCAATATTGCGGCTACCCAGGGTTTGGCGTTAGGTGCGAGAACGGCAAGGCCGTACTTGGCTTATCCGGTGACCGGAACTACTACGTGAAAGATATAAATTATACCAGCCATACCCTAACCCTTGTGGATATTGATGTCACCACCAACCAAACGTGCCCAAGACCACGTCAAAACTTTTCTCTAGAGACACTACCTTTGAAATATTCTTCAATGGATTCGAATCTCAGTTTTTACTCTAATTGCTATCCCTACCCTCCAACTGTGCCTGTCATCCCGTGCTTGAATATTAGTAGCTACCGTTCTTATGTTTTTGTGGAGAATCATGAGACGGTGGGCTATGATTGGTCAAAGAATTGCGAGGAGAAAGTGGTGGTGACAGTGAGACATATACAGACTGAGATTAATATTGTTGATTTGATTCATCGGTTTGGTGTGGCTATGAATGATGGCTTTGTTCTTGATTGGGGAAGAGTTAAGGATTGTGTTACATGTGAGGATTCTGAAGGGTATTGTGGATACGACGCTGCGGCTGAGAAGTTCTTGTGCGTTTGCAACGATGGAAGCACACATAGTAACAGCTGCAAAG ATAAGCAAGGGAGTAAGTGGTGGAAGTATGCTTTAG GTGCTGTCTCATGTCTCATAACGGTCGTTCTAATACTGGGCATCATATTCTTAATCAATCGACGCCGCATGAAGAAGAAATATGATCCCTCAATCTTACTCAGTCGAAGCATCTCTTATGATCCCTCTGGAACGACAGATCAAGAGAGGGGAAGTAGCTACTTTGGAGTTCATCTCTTCACCTACAATGAACTTGAAGAAGCCACTAACAATTTTGATTCAGCCAAAGAACTTGGAGATGGAGGCTTTGGCACTGTATACTATG GCATACTTCGTGATGGGCGTCAAGTCGCAGTGAAGCGCTTGTACGAACACAACTGCAGAAGAGTAGAACAATTCATGAATGAAGTTGAGATCCTTACTCGCTTGCGCCACCCTAATCTAGTCTCACTGTATGGCTGCACCTCTCGCACTAGCCGTGAACTCCTGCTTGTTTATGAATACATTCCTAATGGCACAGTTGCTGATCATCTTCATGGTGATCTTGCAAAACCCGGTGCACTCCCATTTCCTACTCGAATGAAGATTGCCGTTGAGACAGCAACTGCTTTGGCCTATCTCCATGCTTCTGATATCATCCACCGCGATGTAAAAACAAACAACATTCTCCTTGACAACAATTTTTTGGTTAAGGTTGCAGATTTTGGTCTGTCTCGTCTCTTTCCCACCGATGTCACTCATGTCTCGACTGCTCCACAAGGTACTCCAGGTTATGTCGATCCAGAATATCACGAATGTTACCAACTTACTGAAAAAAGTGATGTGTTCAGCTTTGGGGTGGTCTTGATTGAGCTTATATCATCTATGCCTGCTGTTGATATCTCAAGGCATCGACACGAAATTAATTTGTCTAACATGGCTATGAACAAGATCCAAAACCACACGTTGCATGAACTTGTGGACCCTTCTCTTGGGTTTGAATCAGACTGTACGgtgaaaaacatgataactgatGTGGCAGAGTTGGCATTTCAGTGTTTGCAATATGTTAAGGAAATGAGACCATCAATGGCACAGGTGCTTGAAGCACTAAACGATATACAACATAGAGACTACATTAAAGATGAGGAGATTAGTATTTCTGCAGATGATGTTGTATTGTTGAAGAGTGATCCGGTACCACTTTCGCCAGATTCTGCGCTAAATTGGAATATCAGTACGTCTACAACATCAAATGGCAGTCGTTAA
- the LOC126701382 gene encoding LEAF RUST 10 DISEASE-RESISTANCE LOCUS RECEPTOR-LIKE PROTEIN KINASE-like 1.2 isoform X3 codes for MSQFLSYLLILSFFFFFFINSLGTNSSPLCQPYYCGKVNISYPFWVRNEIASDQQYYCGYKGFGVMCLDDLAVLELPGDRYYVKNINYIDHTLALVDIDVTTNQTCPRARHNVSLETLPLKYSSMDLNLSFYFNCTSDLAITVPSIPCLNIIGSNQQSYVFVENHEPGDYDWSKNCKEKVVVVVTETQINTDNLIGGFGRAMNDGFVLDWERIKDCVTCENSHGYCGYNATAEEFLCFCNDRIAHGNSCKDKQGSKWWKYALGAVSCLITVVLILGIIFLINRRRMKKKYDPSILLSRSISYDPSGTTDQERGSSYFGVHLFTYNELEEATNNFDSAKELGDGGFGTVYYGILRDGRQVAVKRLYEHNCRRVEQFMNEVEILTRLRHPNLVSLYGCTSRTSRELLLVYEYIPNGTVADHLHGDLAKPGALPFPTRMKIAVETATALAYLHASDIIHRDVKTNNILLDNNFLVKVADFGLSRLFPTDVTHVSTAPQGTPGYVDPEYHECYQLTEKSDVFSFGVVLIELISSMPAVDISRHRHEINLSNMAMNKIQNHTLHELVDPSLGFESDCTVKNMITDVAELAFQCLQYVKEMRPSMAQVLEALNDIQHRDYIKDEEISISADDVVLLKSDPVPLSPDSALNWNISTSTTSNGSR; via the exons ATGTCACAATTCCTTAGCTACCTCCTcatcctctccttcttcttcttcttcttcatcaactcCTTAGGCACCAATTCTAGTCCTTTATGCCAACCATACTACTGCGGTAAAGTTAACATCAGCTACCCTTTTTGGGTTCGTAATGAAATCGCCTCTGATCAGCAATATTATTGTGGCTACAAGGGGTTTGGAGTTATGTGCCTGGACGACTTGGCCGTACTTGAATTACCCGGTGACCGGTACTAcgtgaaaaatataaattatatcgACCACACCCTAGCCCTTGTGGATATTGATGTCACCACCAATCAAACGTGCCCAAGGGCACGTCATAACGTTTCTCTAGAGACGCTACCATTGAAATATTCTTCAATGGATTTGAATCTCAGTTTTTACTTTAATTGCACTTCCGACCTTGCAATAACTGTGCCTTCCATCCCGTGCTTGAATATTATTGGTAGCAACCAGCAGTCTTATGTTTTTGTGGAGAATCATGAGCCGGGGGACTATGATTGGTCAAAGAATTGCAAGGAGAAAGTGGTGGTGGTAGTGACAGAGACTCAGATCAATACCGATAATTTGATTGGTGGGTTTGGTAGGGCTATGAATGATGGCTTTGTGCTTGATTGGGAACGAATTAAGGATTGTGTTACCTGTGAGAACTCTCACGGGTATTGTGGATACAACGCTACGGCTGAGGAGTTCTTGTGCTTTTGCAACGATCGAATCGCCCATGGTAACAGCTGCAAAG ATAAGCAAGGGAGTAAGTGGTGGAAGTATGCTTTAG GTGCTGTCTCATGTCTCATAACGGTCGTTCTAATACTGGGCATCATATTCTTAATCAATCGACGCCGCATGAAGAAGAAATATGATCCCTCAATCTTACTCAGTCGAAGCATCTCTTATGATCCCTCTGGAACGACAGATCAAGAGAGGGGAAGTAGCTACTTTGGAGTTCATCTCTTCACCTACAATGAACTTGAAGAAGCCACTAACAATTTTGATTCAGCCAAAGAACTTGGAGATGGAGGCTTTGGCACTGTATACTATG GCATACTTCGTGATGGGCGTCAAGTCGCAGTGAAGCGCTTGTACGAACACAACTGCAGAAGAGTAGAACAATTCATGAATGAAGTTGAGATCCTTACTCGCTTGCGCCACCCTAATCTAGTCTCACTGTATGGCTGCACCTCTCGCACTAGCCGTGAACTCCTGCTTGTTTATGAATACATTCCTAATGGCACAGTTGCTGATCATCTTCATGGTGATCTTGCAAAACCCGGTGCACTCCCATTTCCTACTCGAATGAAGATTGCCGTTGAGACAGCAACTGCTTTGGCCTATCTCCATGCTTCTGATATCATCCACCGCGATGTAAAAACAAACAACATTCTCCTTGACAACAATTTTTTGGTTAAGGTTGCAGATTTTGGTCTGTCTCGTCTCTTTCCCACCGATGTCACTCATGTCTCGACTGCTCCACAAGGTACTCCAGGTTATGTCGATCCAGAATATCACGAATGTTACCAACTTACTGAAAAAAGTGATGTGTTCAGCTTTGGGGTGGTCTTGATTGAGCTTATATCATCTATGCCTGCTGTTGATATCTCAAGGCATCGACACGAAATTAATTTGTCTAACATGGCTATGAACAAGATCCAAAACCACACGTTGCATGAACTTGTGGACCCTTCTCTTGGGTTTGAATCAGACTGTACGgtgaaaaacatgataactgatGTGGCAGAGTTGGCATTTCAGTGTTTGCAATATGTTAAGGAAATGAGACCATCAATGGCACAGGTGCTTGAAGCACTAAACGATATACAACATAGAGACTACATTAAAGATGAGGAGATTAGTATTTCTGCAGATGATGTTGTATTGTTGAAGAGTGATCCGGTACCACTTTCGCCAGATTCTGCGCTAAATTGGAATATCAGTACGTCTACAACATCAAATGGCAGTCGTTAA
- the LOC126701382 gene encoding LEAF RUST 10 DISEASE-RESISTANCE LOCUS RECEPTOR-LIKE PROTEIN KINASE-like 1.2 isoform X1: MNSHNLSLSFIITLFFFSTILPPSYCTVYEPFVRCSRPFGCGSIKNISYPFWGGDRFVYCGRKSFKLECHNDEYTVFRFKKLEFRVLNITTFSMTIARLDLWDTPCSRNLLNTTLNYTEFNYASNFHNLTLYYGCPPSVHRSFRNWFSCSSETGNSHNGFLVDKEDVLSTKPRELENCNTTIKVPISRTALINKSEVVNQALQKALNQGFDVQYNALPIICRGCMESGGKCGSNSTYPFVCHCHDGERPYFCLRDDKQGSKWWKYALGAVSCLITVVLILGIIFLINRRRMKKKYDPSILLSRSISYDPSGTTDQERGSSYFGVHLFTYNELEEATNNFDSAKELGDGGFGTVYYGILRDGRQVAVKRLYEHNCRRVEQFMNEVEILTRLRHPNLVSLYGCTSRTSRELLLVYEYIPNGTVADHLHGDLAKPGALPFPTRMKIAVETATALAYLHASDIIHRDVKTNNILLDNNFLVKVADFGLSRLFPTDVTHVSTAPQGTPGYVDPEYHECYQLTEKSDVFSFGVVLIELISSMPAVDISRHRHEINLSNMAMNKIQNHTLHELVDPSLGFESDCTVKNMITDVAELAFQCLQYVKEMRPSMAQVLEALNDIQHRDYIKDEEISISADDVVLLKSDPVPLSPDSALNWNISTSTTSNGSR; the protein is encoded by the exons ATGAATTCCCAtaatctatctctctctttcattaTCACCCTATTCTTCTTCTCAACAATACTACCACCATCTTACTGCACTGTCTATGAACCCTTTGTTAGGTGCAGTCGTCCCTTTGGGTGTGGAAGCATCAAAAACATTTCGTACCCTTTCTGGGGAGGTGATCGATTTGTATATTGTGGTCGCAAATCGTTCAAGCTTGAGTGCCACAACGATGAATACACGGTTTTCAGATTTAAAAAGCTAGAGTTTCGTGTCCTAAACATCACCACATTTTCCATGACCATTGCAAGATTGGACCTCTGGGATACTCCTTGTTCTCGAAACCTCCTCAATACCACCTTGAATTATACCGAATTCAATTACGCTTCAAACTTTCATAACCTTACATTATATTACGGCTGTCCTCCTTCAGTACACAGATCGTTCCGAAATTGGTTTTCGTGCAGCTCAGAAACTGGCAATTCACATAACGGTTTCTTAGTTGACAAAGAAGACGTCTTAAGTACCAAACCTCGGGAGCTTGAGAATTGCAACACAACAATTAAAGTCCCAATTTCACGGACTGCTCTCATTAACAAGTCTGAGGTTGTAAACCAGGCACTTCAGAAAGCATTGAATCAAGGGTTTGATGTGCAGTACAATGCATTGCCGATAATCTGTAGGGGGTGTATGGAATCAGGTGGGAAATGCGGTTCTAACTCAACATATCCATTTGTCTGCCATTGCCATGACGGAGAGCGTCCTTATTTCTGTCTAAGAGACG ATAAGCAAGGGAGTAAGTGGTGGAAGTATGCTTTAG GTGCTGTCTCATGTCTCATAACGGTCGTTCTAATACTGGGCATCATATTCTTAATCAATCGACGCCGCATGAAGAAGAAATATGATCCCTCAATCTTACTCAGTCGAAGCATCTCTTATGATCCCTCTGGAACGACAGATCAAGAGAGGGGAAGTAGCTACTTTGGAGTTCATCTCTTCACCTACAATGAACTTGAAGAAGCCACTAACAATTTTGATTCAGCCAAAGAACTTGGAGATGGAGGCTTTGGCACTGTATACTATG GCATACTTCGTGATGGGCGTCAAGTCGCAGTGAAGCGCTTGTACGAACACAACTGCAGAAGAGTAGAACAATTCATGAATGAAGTTGAGATCCTTACTCGCTTGCGCCACCCTAATCTAGTCTCACTGTATGGCTGCACCTCTCGCACTAGCCGTGAACTCCTGCTTGTTTATGAATACATTCCTAATGGCACAGTTGCTGATCATCTTCATGGTGATCTTGCAAAACCCGGTGCACTCCCATTTCCTACTCGAATGAAGATTGCCGTTGAGACAGCAACTGCTTTGGCCTATCTCCATGCTTCTGATATCATCCACCGCGATGTAAAAACAAACAACATTCTCCTTGACAACAATTTTTTGGTTAAGGTTGCAGATTTTGGTCTGTCTCGTCTCTTTCCCACCGATGTCACTCATGTCTCGACTGCTCCACAAGGTACTCCAGGTTATGTCGATCCAGAATATCACGAATGTTACCAACTTACTGAAAAAAGTGATGTGTTCAGCTTTGGGGTGGTCTTGATTGAGCTTATATCATCTATGCCTGCTGTTGATATCTCAAGGCATCGACACGAAATTAATTTGTCTAACATGGCTATGAACAAGATCCAAAACCACACGTTGCATGAACTTGTGGACCCTTCTCTTGGGTTTGAATCAGACTGTACGgtgaaaaacatgataactgatGTGGCAGAGTTGGCATTTCAGTGTTTGCAATATGTTAAGGAAATGAGACCATCAATGGCACAGGTGCTTGAAGCACTAAACGATATACAACATAGAGACTACATTAAAGATGAGGAGATTAGTATTTCTGCAGATGATGTTGTATTGTTGAAGAGTGATCCGGTACCACTTTCGCCAGATTCTGCGCTAAATTGGAATATCAGTACGTCTACAACATCAAATGGCAGTCGTTAA
- the LOC126701382 gene encoding LEAF RUST 10 DISEASE-RESISTANCE LOCUS RECEPTOR-LIKE PROTEIN KINASE-like 1.2 isoform X4 yields the protein MDAHHLALSSLVTLYFFLSILTPSYCTDYERFANCSRPFECGSIQNVPYPFWGGDQPEYCGREGFKLECHQNEYPIIRFEPLDFRVLSISESHPIMTIARSDLWDGSCPQNNFNTTLNFTNFDYSYASAFQNITLFYNCSPGVHIPDGHEFTCKSGDTVTRNNAYFGEEFLTASRLQDLKNCSKSIRVPISRAPFMNELQEVLNRGFDVEYVCSSYTCPDKQGSKWWKYALGAVSCLITVVLILGIIFLINRRRMKKKYDPSILLSRSISYDPSGTTDQERGSSYFGVHLFTYNELEEATNNFDSAKELGDGGFGTVYYGILRDGRQVAVKRLYEHNCRRVEQFMNEVEILTRLRHPNLVSLYGCTSRTSRELLLVYEYIPNGTVADHLHGDLAKPGALPFPTRMKIAVETATALAYLHASDIIHRDVKTNNILLDNNFLVKVADFGLSRLFPTDVTHVSTAPQGTPGYVDPEYHECYQLTEKSDVFSFGVVLIELISSMPAVDISRHRHEINLSNMAMNKIQNHTLHELVDPSLGFESDCTVKNMITDVAELAFQCLQYVKEMRPSMAQVLEALNDIQHRDYIKDEEISISADDVVLLKSDPVPLSPDSALNWNISTSTTSNGSR from the exons ATGGATGCCCATCATCTAGCTCTCTCTTCCCTCGTTACCCTATACTTCTTCTTATCCATACTAACACCATCGTACTGCACCGACTATGAACGCTTTGCTAATTGCAGTCGTCCCTTTGAGTGTGGAAGCATCCAAAACGTTCCTTACCCTTTCTGGGGAGGTGATCAACCTGAATATTGCGGTCGTGAAGGGTTCAAACTCGAGTGCCACCAAAATGAATACCCGATTATCAGGTTTGAACCACTAGATTTCCGCGTACTAAGTATCAGCGAATCTCATCCAATCATGACCATTGCAAGATCGGACCTCTGGGATGGTTCTTGTCCTCAAAACAATTTCAATACCACTTTGAATTTTACCAACTTCGACTACTCTTACGCTTCGGCCTTTCAAAACATAACTTTGTTCTACAACTGCTCTCCTGGAGTACACATACCGGACGGACATGAGTTTACTTGCAAATCAGGCGATACTGTTACGCGTAATAATGCTTACTTTGGGGAAGAATTCCTCACGGCGAGCAGGCTTCAGGACTTAAAGAACTGCAGTAAAAGTATCCGTGTTCCAATTTCACGGGCTCCTTTTATGAACGAGCTTCAGGAAGTATTGAATCGAGGATTCGATGTGGAATATGTTTGCTCCTCTTATACCTGCCCAG ATAAGCAAGGGAGTAAGTGGTGGAAGTATGCTTTAG GTGCTGTCTCATGTCTCATAACGGTCGTTCTAATACTGGGCATCATATTCTTAATCAATCGACGCCGCATGAAGAAGAAATATGATCCCTCAATCTTACTCAGTCGAAGCATCTCTTATGATCCCTCTGGAACGACAGATCAAGAGAGGGGAAGTAGCTACTTTGGAGTTCATCTCTTCACCTACAATGAACTTGAAGAAGCCACTAACAATTTTGATTCAGCCAAAGAACTTGGAGATGGAGGCTTTGGCACTGTATACTATG GCATACTTCGTGATGGGCGTCAAGTCGCAGTGAAGCGCTTGTACGAACACAACTGCAGAAGAGTAGAACAATTCATGAATGAAGTTGAGATCCTTACTCGCTTGCGCCACCCTAATCTAGTCTCACTGTATGGCTGCACCTCTCGCACTAGCCGTGAACTCCTGCTTGTTTATGAATACATTCCTAATGGCACAGTTGCTGATCATCTTCATGGTGATCTTGCAAAACCCGGTGCACTCCCATTTCCTACTCGAATGAAGATTGCCGTTGAGACAGCAACTGCTTTGGCCTATCTCCATGCTTCTGATATCATCCACCGCGATGTAAAAACAAACAACATTCTCCTTGACAACAATTTTTTGGTTAAGGTTGCAGATTTTGGTCTGTCTCGTCTCTTTCCCACCGATGTCACTCATGTCTCGACTGCTCCACAAGGTACTCCAGGTTATGTCGATCCAGAATATCACGAATGTTACCAACTTACTGAAAAAAGTGATGTGTTCAGCTTTGGGGTGGTCTTGATTGAGCTTATATCATCTATGCCTGCTGTTGATATCTCAAGGCATCGACACGAAATTAATTTGTCTAACATGGCTATGAACAAGATCCAAAACCACACGTTGCATGAACTTGTGGACCCTTCTCTTGGGTTTGAATCAGACTGTACGgtgaaaaacatgataactgatGTGGCAGAGTTGGCATTTCAGTGTTTGCAATATGTTAAGGAAATGAGACCATCAATGGCACAGGTGCTTGAAGCACTAAACGATATACAACATAGAGACTACATTAAAGATGAGGAGATTAGTATTTCTGCAGATGATGTTGTATTGTTGAAGAGTGATCCGGTACCACTTTCGCCAGATTCTGCGCTAAATTGGAATATCAGTACGTCTACAACATCAAATGGCAGTCGTTAA
- the LOC126701382 gene encoding LEAF RUST 10 DISEASE-RESISTANCE LOCUS RECEPTOR-LIKE PROTEIN KINASE-like 1.2 isoform X5 produces the protein MFYNCTSKPNYPIYELVCASNCTLHSFAVFHKEALELHNYSSDWCQSFVDVPVDVHNGVNFTSLLLMNYTDVLKMGFSLNWSAHDCNSCEKSNGRCRFENNEFVCFCGDRPHLETCDDDKQGSKWWKYALGAVSCLITVVLILGIIFLINRRRMKKKYDPSILLSRSISYDPSGTTDQERGSSYFGVHLFTYNELEEATNNFDSAKELGDGGFGTVYYGILRDGRQVAVKRLYEHNCRRVEQFMNEVEILTRLRHPNLVSLYGCTSRTSRELLLVYEYIPNGTVADHLHGDLAKPGALPFPTRMKIAVETATALAYLHASDIIHRDVKTNNILLDNNFLVKVADFGLSRLFPTDVTHVSTAPQGTPGYVDPEYHECYQLTEKSDVFSFGVVLIELISSMPAVDISRHRHEINLSNMAMNKIQNHTLHELVDPSLGFESDCTVKNMITDVAELAFQCLQYVKEMRPSMAQVLEALNDIQHRDYIKDEEISISADDVVLLKSDPVPLSPDSALNWNISTSTTSNGSR, from the exons ATGTTCTACAACTGCACTTCAAAGCCTAATTACCCTATATATGAATTAGTCTGTGCTAGCAATTGCACCCTTCATTCTTTTGCGGTTTTCCATAAGGAAGCATTGGAGCTTCATAACTATTCGTCAGACTGGTGCCAGTCTTTCGTTGATGTGCCTGTGGATGTGCATAATGGAGTCAACTTCACAAGCTTGTTGCTGATGAATTATACTGACGTTTTGAAGATGGGGTTCTCTTTGAATTGGAGTGCACATGATTGCAACAGTTGTGAGAAAAGTAACGGACGATGtagatttgagaataatgaatttgtttgtttttgtggtgACCGGCCTCATCTTGAAACCTGCGATGATG ATAAGCAAGGGAGTAAGTGGTGGAAGTATGCTTTAG GTGCTGTCTCATGTCTCATAACGGTCGTTCTAATACTGGGCATCATATTCTTAATCAATCGACGCCGCATGAAGAAGAAATATGATCCCTCAATCTTACTCAGTCGAAGCATCTCTTATGATCCCTCTGGAACGACAGATCAAGAGAGGGGAAGTAGCTACTTTGGAGTTCATCTCTTCACCTACAATGAACTTGAAGAAGCCACTAACAATTTTGATTCAGCCAAAGAACTTGGAGATGGAGGCTTTGGCACTGTATACTATG GCATACTTCGTGATGGGCGTCAAGTCGCAGTGAAGCGCTTGTACGAACACAACTGCAGAAGAGTAGAACAATTCATGAATGAAGTTGAGATCCTTACTCGCTTGCGCCACCCTAATCTAGTCTCACTGTATGGCTGCACCTCTCGCACTAGCCGTGAACTCCTGCTTGTTTATGAATACATTCCTAATGGCACAGTTGCTGATCATCTTCATGGTGATCTTGCAAAACCCGGTGCACTCCCATTTCCTACTCGAATGAAGATTGCCGTTGAGACAGCAACTGCTTTGGCCTATCTCCATGCTTCTGATATCATCCACCGCGATGTAAAAACAAACAACATTCTCCTTGACAACAATTTTTTGGTTAAGGTTGCAGATTTTGGTCTGTCTCGTCTCTTTCCCACCGATGTCACTCATGTCTCGACTGCTCCACAAGGTACTCCAGGTTATGTCGATCCAGAATATCACGAATGTTACCAACTTACTGAAAAAAGTGATGTGTTCAGCTTTGGGGTGGTCTTGATTGAGCTTATATCATCTATGCCTGCTGTTGATATCTCAAGGCATCGACACGAAATTAATTTGTCTAACATGGCTATGAACAAGATCCAAAACCACACGTTGCATGAACTTGTGGACCCTTCTCTTGGGTTTGAATCAGACTGTACGgtgaaaaacatgataactgatGTGGCAGAGTTGGCATTTCAGTGTTTGCAATATGTTAAGGAAATGAGACCATCAATGGCACAGGTGCTTGAAGCACTAAACGATATACAACATAGAGACTACATTAAAGATGAGGAGATTAGTATTTCTGCAGATGATGTTGTATTGTTGAAGAGTGATCCGGTACCACTTTCGCCAGATTCTGCGCTAAATTGGAATATCAGTACGTCTACAACATCAAATGGCAGTCGTTAA